The Cellulophaga sp. L1A9 genome window below encodes:
- a CDS encoding GNAT family N-acetyltransferase: MLQTDRLQFKPFHSNYEAALENLCCENELVMKTTLKSRVFTKAEFKALVKDEFIHSEKDSFGFWCVISREDGSLMGISGIHPCHYLERDSHEFGFILHHDYWGQGFATEIGNFWLQHARNQLKLPQLVATVHPNNTASKKVLQKLGLNLITTFTAPERGARCLFCKVLLG, from the coding sequence ATGCTACAAACAGACCGCCTTCAATTTAAACCCTTTCATAGCAACTATGAAGCTGCCTTAGAAAACCTGTGCTGCGAAAATGAGCTCGTCATGAAGACGACCCTCAAAAGTCGCGTGTTTACTAAGGCAGAATTTAAAGCCTTGGTCAAAGACGAATTTATTCATAGTGAAAAAGATTCCTTTGGGTTTTGGTGTGTTATCTCTCGAGAAGACGGTTCCCTTATGGGCATTTCAGGTATTCACCCTTGCCATTATCTAGAACGAGATTCTCACGAATTTGGGTTTATTCTTCACCATGACTATTGGGGTCAAGGTTTCGCTACCGAGATTGGGAATTTCTGGTTGCAGCATGCTAGAAACCAACTAAAATTGCCACAACTTGTAGCAACGGTACACCCAAACAATACAGCGTCAAAAAAGGTGTTACAAAAACTTGGCTTAAACCTCATCACTACATTTACAGCTCCAGAGCGTGGAGCACGTTGCTTGTTTTGCAAAGTATTGCTTGGTTAA
- a CDS encoding NAD-dependent epimerase/dehydratase family protein has product MQVILGANGIIGEELAKELRAKYTDNIRLVGRNPKKVHPEDHLFKGDLLKSEDVHKALENAKIAYMTVGLPYKSSVWLSDWPKIMQNVITACKAHNCKLVYFDNTYAYAQDSKIQTEDTSFKSEGKKGIAKKIAAELLLKAIKEKEIYALICRAPEFYGPGKTKGLTNSLIFERLKIGKKPKVFLKDTVLRTLIYTPDASKAMALLGNTPDTYGQTWHLPCDDNRLTYKDILDEISKQLGRTVQYDILSSFVLKLSAFFNENMRETQELLPRYTIDNIFDSSKFKQRFPDFKVTSYPEGIKEIIKNFGIK; this is encoded by the coding sequence ATGCAGGTAATTTTAGGAGCAAACGGAATTATAGGAGAAGAATTGGCAAAAGAATTACGTGCCAAGTATACAGATAATATTAGGTTAGTGGGCCGAAACCCTAAAAAAGTACACCCAGAAGATCACTTATTTAAAGGCGATTTATTAAAATCTGAAGATGTTCATAAAGCTTTAGAAAATGCTAAAATTGCATATATGACTGTTGGGCTTCCCTACAAATCATCGGTTTGGTTAAGCGATTGGCCAAAAATTATGCAAAATGTCATTACAGCTTGTAAAGCCCATAACTGTAAACTTGTTTATTTTGATAATACGTATGCCTACGCCCAAGACAGTAAAATTCAGACTGAAGACACCTCTTTTAAATCAGAAGGAAAAAAAGGAATCGCCAAAAAAATAGCTGCAGAACTATTACTAAAAGCTATTAAAGAAAAAGAAATCTATGCGCTAATTTGTAGAGCCCCTGAATTCTACGGTCCTGGAAAAACAAAAGGACTTACAAATTCTCTGATTTTTGAACGACTAAAAATAGGAAAAAAACCAAAAGTATTTCTAAAAGACACTGTTCTAAGAACGCTAATTTATACCCCTGATGCCAGTAAAGCCATGGCATTATTAGGAAATACACCAGATACTTACGGACAGACTTGGCACCTCCCATGTGATGATAATCGGCTCACCTACAAAGATATTCTAGATGAAATTTCAAAACAATTAGGGCGTACGGTTCAGTATGATATACTTAGTTCTTTTGTATTAAAACTCAGCGCCTTTTTTAATGAGAACATGAGAGAAACACAAGAACTACTTCCTAGGTATACCATTGATAATATCTTTGATTCTTCTAAATTTAAGCAACGATTTCCCGATTTTAAAGTAACTTCCTATCCTGAAGGAATTAAGGAAATTATTAAAAATTTCGGAATAAAATAG